One Desulfurellaceae bacterium genomic region harbors:
- a CDS encoding PIN domain-containing protein, with amino-acid sequence MRQMFVDTAAWVAAADSRDTAGSAVREARDQWLLSGGVLTTTDYVIDETLTTIRFRLGLDAAEAWWLQINGSTRLRIESINEPRRERARTLFFRYRDKNFSFTDCCSFAVMRELCIRRALTLDHHFRQIRCEVVP; translated from the coding sequence GTGAGACAAATGTTCGTGGACACGGCCGCGTGGGTTGCGGCTGCGGATAGCCGCGATACTGCAGGTTCGGCTGTCCGGGAAGCGCGGGACCAATGGCTGTTGTCGGGAGGCGTGCTGACAACGACCGACTACGTGATTGACGAGACGCTGACCACCATCCGGTTTCGCCTCGGACTTGATGCGGCTGAAGCATGGTGGCTGCAAATCAACGGATCGACCCGCCTGCGGATTGAGTCCATTAACGAGCCGCGAAGAGAGCGGGCGCGAACGCTCTTCTTCCGGTATCGGGACAAAAACTTCTCCTTCACCGACTGCTGTAGCTTTGCAGTGATGCGAGAGTTGTGTATTCGGCGCGCATTGACGCTGGACCATCACTTCCGGCAGATACGCTGTGAGGTTGTTCCGTGA
- the sufT gene encoding putative Fe-S cluster assembly protein SufT — translation MSYEEIEFQRECEVVQIPQGTTVIIPKGTPGVITQALGDTYTLQLPTLGGLYRVSDADADAIGKQPNAKTETSQEAGDGTLSEEQVWAALKNVYDPEIPVNIVDLGLVYDMQLQPLPSGENKVEVKMTLTAPGCGMGPAIAMDAQHRIEGLPGVEEADVQVVWEPAWGPEMISAEGKQRLGIED, via the coding sequence ATGAGCTACGAAGAAATCGAGTTTCAGAGAGAATGTGAAGTCGTACAGATCCCTCAGGGAACGACCGTCATCATCCCCAAGGGGACGCCGGGCGTGATTACCCAGGCCCTGGGCGACACCTATACCCTGCAGCTGCCGACCCTGGGCGGCTTATACCGGGTGTCTGACGCGGATGCCGACGCGATCGGCAAACAGCCCAACGCCAAAACAGAAACCAGTCAAGAGGCGGGTGACGGCACGCTCAGCGAAGAGCAGGTCTGGGCTGCCCTCAAGAATGTCTACGATCCGGAGATTCCGGTCAATATTGTGGACCTAGGGCTGGTGTACGACATGCAGCTGCAACCGCTGCCCAGTGGCGAGAACAAGGTCGAGGTCAAGATGACGCTGACCGCGCCTGGCTGTGGCATGGGCCCGGCCATTGCCATGGATGCCCAGCACCGGATTGAGGGTCTGCCAGGGGTCGAAGAGGCCGACGTGCAGGTCGTTTGGGAGCCGGCCTGGGGACCGGAGATGATCTCGGCCGAGGGCAAGCAACGGCTCGGCATTGAAGACTGA
- a CDS encoding type II toxin-antitoxin system prevent-host-death family antitoxin gives MPEMISAKQLRGRLQDVVKKVRQGERFTVLYRSRPAFDIVPVGNPSLDSTPLESDPLYQAPAVGASESGDAATRHDEVLYR, from the coding sequence ATGCCTGAAATGATCAGTGCCAAACAGCTCCGAGGGCGCTTGCAGGACGTTGTCAAAAAAGTGCGACAGGGGGAGCGCTTCACCGTGTTGTACCGCAGTCGCCCGGCCTTCGACATCGTACCGGTTGGCAATCCCTCGCTTGACAGCACACCTCTGGAATCGGACCCGCTGTACCAGGCTCCGGCTGTTGGCGCGTCTGAATCGGGAGACGCCGCTACCCGGCATGACGAGGTGCTGTACCGGTGA
- a CDS encoding methionine synthase: MLQTMIVGSLPRPTWLVPPHRMYVSWQLDEAQRAEGCDDAVVLAVADQESAGLHILTDGEQRRRHYIWGFCEGLSGLDFERLAKIETRGNRYGIQVDAARVVGPLRRPKPILVDALRFLKRQTGKPVKVTLPGPMTTADTLADEHYGDRQTLAAEIARVLNEEALELAENGCDIVQFDEPCFNIYLDAVEDWGIRSLEAAAQGVRAKIAVHICYGYGIPQVVEWKSHNTDWSHYGRTLPLLQTSAIDMISVECAASGVDPSVLALARGKDLMVGVIDVGTEEIETPQTVASRIRTALQYVEPQHLYPCTDCGMIPRSRIAARGKMKALADGAWLVRSELSG; the protein is encoded by the coding sequence ATGCTGCAAACCATGATTGTCGGCAGCCTGCCGCGCCCGACCTGGCTCGTGCCGCCCCACCGCATGTATGTGTCCTGGCAGCTCGATGAGGCGCAGCGGGCCGAGGGCTGCGACGACGCGGTTGTGCTGGCGGTTGCCGATCAGGAGTCGGCCGGACTGCATATCCTGACCGATGGCGAGCAGCGTCGCCGGCATTACATCTGGGGTTTTTGTGAGGGGCTGAGCGGTCTCGATTTCGAGCGTCTGGCCAAGATCGAGACCCGTGGTAATCGTTACGGGATCCAGGTCGATGCGGCCCGGGTGGTGGGACCGCTCCGCCGGCCCAAGCCCATTCTTGTTGACGCTCTGCGCTTTCTCAAACGCCAGACCGGCAAGCCGGTCAAGGTAACTCTCCCCGGCCCTATGACCACGGCCGACACCCTGGCCGACGAGCACTACGGGGACCGCCAGACCCTGGCCGCCGAGATCGCCAGGGTGCTCAACGAGGAGGCGTTGGAGTTGGCCGAAAACGGCTGCGATATCGTCCAGTTCGATGAACCGTGTTTTAATATCTATCTCGACGCGGTTGAAGACTGGGGCATCCGCAGCCTGGAGGCTGCGGCCCAGGGGGTCAGGGCTAAAATCGCGGTCCATATCTGTTATGGCTACGGCATTCCTCAGGTGGTCGAGTGGAAGAGCCATAACACGGACTGGAGTCATTACGGACGGACGCTGCCCCTGCTGCAGACCAGCGCCATTGACATGATCTCGGTCGAGTGCGCCGCTTCGGGGGTCGACCCCTCGGTCCTGGCCCTGGCTCGGGGCAAGGACCTGATGGTTGGGGTGATTGATGTTGGGACCGAAGAGATCGAAACCCCGCAGACCGTCGCGTCCCGCATTCGCACCGCCCTGCAATATGTCGAGCCACAGCACCTCTATCCGTGTACCGACTGCGGAATGATTCCGCGCTCGCGGATTGCAGCCCGGGGAAAGATGAAGGCTCTGGCAGACGGGGCGTGGCTGGTCCGCTCGGAACTGAGCGGCTAG
- a CDS encoding HigA family addiction module antidote protein: MRFLLTARTRPRPRAIVHGQRSITAETALLFSRFFDNSAEFWMGLQSQYDLEREQDRLADRLDQVPKHHVQITA, from the coding sequence CTGCGTTTCCTACTGACAGCACGGACACGCCCCAGACCTCGTGCGATCGTTCACGGCCAGCGATCCATCACCGCGGAGACGGCCCTGCTGTTCTCACGTTTCTTTGACAACTCGGCAGAGTTCTGGATGGGACTTCAGAGCCAGTACGATCTGGAGAGGGAACAGGATCGCCTGGCCGATAGGCTCGACCAGGTGCCGAAGCACCACGTCCAAATCACAGCCTGA